One genomic region from Bdellovibrionota bacterium encodes:
- a CDS encoding RNA pseudouridine synthase: protein MKISAPYGLGLVTHVQPDVAMKLSELFKRVEFENFEFLLEIGGIYIDDKRVFTDVEVLPTSLVRVHRKPKRHPIGNVDWGSLIVENNDDFVVINKPYGVPTHATVDNSMENVLYQLSKKLNYTLLMTHRLDAETTGLLLFAKNKQFQSVFNYLISNKMVQKKYKALTTNRPEVKRHLHYIRAEKFVPKLVSIEPIEGWQLCELIVEQVNDVTLPNGEPGFESIIELITGRTHQIRAQFTGMNCPLFGDTLYGDENSEYPLGLQSFILKFNWKNQNKDFSFQL from the coding sequence ATGAAAATATCTGCACCTTATGGCCTTGGGCTCGTGACGCACGTTCAACCTGATGTAGCCATGAAATTGAGCGAACTTTTTAAAAGAGTCGAATTCGAAAATTTTGAATTTTTGCTCGAAATTGGTGGCATCTACATCGACGACAAAAGAGTGTTCACGGATGTTGAGGTTTTACCCACCTCTCTTGTGCGCGTTCACCGAAAACCCAAAAGACATCCCATTGGCAATGTGGATTGGGGCAGTCTGATTGTTGAAAATAATGATGATTTTGTTGTTATCAATAAACCTTATGGTGTTCCAACGCATGCGACTGTGGATAACTCTATGGAGAATGTGCTTTACCAGTTATCCAAAAAATTAAATTACACATTACTTATGACCCACCGTCTAGATGCCGAGACAACAGGACTTTTATTGTTTGCTAAAAATAAACAATTTCAGAGCGTATTTAATTATTTAATTTCAAATAAAATGGTTCAAAAAAAATACAAAGCTCTCACAACAAATCGCCCTGAAGTAAAAAGACATCTTCATTACATTAGAGCTGAGAAGTTTGTTCCAAAGCTTGTTTCCATAGAGCCGATTGAAGGCTGGCAGCTTTGTGAACTTATCGTAGAACAAGTGAATGATGTTACGCTTCCCAATGGAGAACCAGGTTTTGAGAGCATCATTGAACTCATCACAGGAAGAACTCACCAAATCCGCGCACAATTCACGGGGATGAATTGCCCGCTTTTTGGAGACACGCTTTATGGTGATGAAAATAGCGAATATCCACTTGGACTTCAGTCCTTTATTTTAAAATTCAACTGGAAGAACCAAAATAAAGATTTTTCTTTTCAACTCTAA
- a CDS encoding methyltransferase domain-containing protein has translation MQDPNFGKDILNGIKRIPERYIFVSEMGGEKYIIEAFDQPFVAQQVHKNSNEDWEIELPYGIRKKLNLSQLTVDEWDRFHGRTSEDIPYVLSRKAQNEFFNLVSEFDDDGFSIGDETYTVSSYYPSRDDVRKNNFWSKIYKETENKPGWDMNGPNPILKHIIPQLKIPKSRILVVGCGRGHDAHYLAQRGNVVTAIDFSEEAIKEAKRLYPESENLKFLQADVFNLPEKYFAYFDIVFEHTLFCAVDPVKRNDLVKVYKSMLADHGHLLGIFFTIDNMNHPPFGGTEWEYRERLKKYFNFLYWTKWKAETTRSAGTELIIYAKKISQ, from the coding sequence GTGCAAGATCCTAACTTTGGCAAAGATATTCTTAACGGCATTAAAAGAATTCCCGAAAGATATATTTTTGTTTCTGAAATGGGTGGTGAAAAGTATATTATCGAGGCTTTCGACCAACCTTTCGTTGCCCAACAGGTCCACAAAAATTCAAATGAAGATTGGGAGATAGAACTTCCTTATGGAATTAGAAAAAAATTAAACCTCTCCCAACTCACCGTGGATGAGTGGGACAGATTCCACGGAAGAACCTCCGAAGACATTCCATACGTTCTATCCAGAAAAGCGCAGAACGAATTTTTTAATTTAGTTAGTGAATTCGATGATGACGGATTCTCCATAGGAGATGAGACTTACACAGTAAGCAGTTACTATCCTTCTCGAGACGATGTAAGAAAAAATAATTTCTGGTCAAAGATTTATAAGGAAACAGAAAACAAGCCTGGATGGGATATGAACGGTCCTAACCCCATTTTGAAGCATATTATTCCTCAACTAAAGATTCCCAAGAGTAGAATTCTGGTCGTGGGTTGCGGTCGTGGCCATGACGCTCATTATCTTGCTCAACGAGGAAATGTCGTGACGGCAATAGATTTCAGCGAAGAGGCAATTAAGGAAGCTAAAAGACTTTATCCAGAATCTGAAAATTTAAAGTTCCTGCAAGCAGATGTTTTTAATCTACCCGAGAAATATTTTGCATACTTCGATATTGTTTTTGAACATACGCTCTTTTGTGCTGTGGATCCTGTAAAACGCAATGATCTCGTGAAAGTTTACAAATCGATGCTAGCCGATCACGGGCATTTATTGGGTATATTTTTTACCATCGATAATATGAATCATCCTCCTTTTGGCGGAACCGAATGGGAATATCGGGAGCGCTTGAAAAAATATTTTAACTTTTTGTATTGGACAAAATGGAAAGCCGAAACCACCAGATCTGCCGGCACAGAACTTATCATCTACGCTAAAAAAATATCTCAATAG
- a CDS encoding DUF5985 family protein produces MAELVYFLCALMSTGCAIMLFRGFRKARSRLLLWSCLSFCFLAVNNVILFTDAVILPTIDFGGVFLRATTAAIAGSLLLFGLIWEIT; encoded by the coding sequence ATGGCTGAATTGGTTTACTTTCTCTGCGCCCTTATGAGTACGGGTTGCGCGATAATGTTATTTCGGGGATTTAGAAAAGCTCGCTCCAGACTTCTTCTTTGGAGTTGCCTAAGTTTTTGTTTCTTAGCCGTGAATAATGTAATTTTATTTACTGATGCGGTTATTCTTCCCACCATCGATTTTGGTGGAGTGTTTTTACGCGCAACCACAGCCGCTATCGCGGGTTCCTTGCTTTTATTCGGATTGATTTGGGAGATCACATGA
- a CDS encoding DUF5985 family protein: MNHIFFLYGIAMTTFAFSSIFFLKFWNASRDSFFLYFCIACALLAFERVVILLGTYQHVGPHQAEVSIWVYMIRLLAFSVILTAVVTKNRSSNRS; the protein is encoded by the coding sequence ATGAATCACATATTTTTTTTATATGGAATCGCGATGACGACATTTGCTTTCTCTAGTATTTTCTTTTTGAAATTTTGGAACGCTTCCAGAGATTCTTTCTTTTTATATTTTTGTATCGCCTGTGCACTTTTAGCTTTTGAACGCGTAGTTATTTTACTTGGTACTTACCAGCATGTTGGACCACATCAGGCCGAAGTCAGCATTTGGGTTTATATGATTCGGCTTTTAGCTTTTAGTGTGATTTTAACAGCGGTCGTAACAAAGAATCGCTCTTCCAACCGCTCCTAA